Part of the Leptolyngbya sp. BL0902 genome, CCCGATCAAAGGCGAGAATGTCTTTGTAGGGGCCGGATTTGATCACCTTGAAGGACACCCCCACCCGCTCTAGCAGGCGTTCTAGGTTGTTGCCCCGCAAAATGACGCCAATGCTGCCCGTGATGGTGCCGGGATTGGCCATGATGTGATTGGCCCCCATGCCGATGTAGACGCCCCCAGAGGCCGAAATATTGCCAAAACTAGCGACAATTTTGACCTTCTCTTGCAGGCGACGCAGGGCGGTGTAGATTTCCTGGGAATCGCCCACGGTGCCGCCCGGACTGTCAATCCGCAGCAGTAGAGCCGGGAATTTGCGCTCTTCAATGGTTTTGAGGGCTTCGAGGACGCGCTTACGGGTGGCCGCACCAATCGCGCCAGTCACTTCAAGGCGGGCGATGGATTTACGGGAACGGGGGGGAATCGGCCAAATCATAGCGGTATACAGATGATGGGGAACGAGGGGAGGGCAACGGAAAAGATAGCCGTCCTGTAATGTATTGTAGCTATCTTAACAATTCCCTGGAACGCGCTTTGACAGG contains:
- the sppA gene encoding signal peptide peptidase SppA, with translation MIWPIPPRSRKSIARLEVTGAIGAATRKRVLEALKTIEERKFPALLLRIDSPGGTVGDSQEIYTALRRLQEKVKIVASFGNISASGGVYIGMGANHIMANPGTITGSIGVILRGNNLERLLERVGVSFKVIKSGPYKDILAFDRELTDEEKVILQELIDISYGQFVKTVAEARRLTEDTVRSFADGRIFTGEQAVSLGVVDRLGSEEDARRWTAELAGLDPDKAECITIGEKKGGLRRLLPGSSEGQVNRIHPALAAAGLSPETVSATLDWIAFEQSTSGLPLWLYRP